A portion of the Chloroflexia bacterium SDU3-3 genome contains these proteins:
- a CDS encoding UDP-N-acetylglucosamine--LPS N-acetylglucosamine transferase — MPGILILYTSLGTGHRTAALALAEALAQCAPETTVVTEDALDYCSGVVKKALNTAYLQSSERGPKLYKAAYEASDSADFDEALGLNRLISILGGPLLRDMDAMIDAMQPDAIICTMQLPLQLMAHRKQQGALHCPLYVVVTDFVAHSTWYAPEADGYFVPSALTRDMMCRRGARAEQIAVTGIPVPLTIAEEKTMSAMRERHGLPTEGAVVSLFGGGIEAERIRLIVDEIARIETPATLAVVSGRNEQLAEAIADVPSGPHVRLLKLGAIDYVDDLVAASDLVITKAGGLIVSEILGRGTPMIIIDPLPGQEEWNADMVAACGAGIQLRMAEMVPPATAQLLGNLDQLMAMRRQAQSTGRPRAALDIASAICAQLATPAS, encoded by the coding sequence ATGCCAGGCATCCTGATCCTCTACACCTCGCTGGGAACCGGCCACCGCACCGCCGCACTGGCCCTGGCCGAGGCGCTGGCCCAGTGCGCCCCCGAGACCACGGTGGTGACCGAAGACGCGCTCGACTACTGCTCGGGCGTGGTGAAGAAGGCCCTGAACACCGCCTACCTGCAGAGCAGCGAGCGCGGCCCCAAGCTCTACAAGGCCGCCTACGAGGCCAGCGACAGCGCCGACTTCGACGAGGCGCTGGGCCTCAACCGGCTGATCAGCATCCTGGGCGGGCCGCTGCTGCGCGACATGGACGCCATGATCGACGCGATGCAGCCCGACGCGATCATATGCACCATGCAGCTGCCGCTGCAGCTGATGGCGCACCGCAAGCAGCAGGGCGCGCTGCACTGCCCGCTGTATGTGGTCGTCACCGACTTTGTGGCCCACAGCACGTGGTACGCCCCCGAGGCCGACGGCTACTTTGTGCCCAGCGCGCTGACCCGCGACATGATGTGCAGGCGCGGCGCGCGCGCCGAGCAGATCGCGGTGACGGGCATCCCGGTGCCGCTGACGATCGCCGAGGAGAAGACCATGAGCGCGATGCGCGAGCGCCACGGCCTGCCCACCGAGGGCGCGGTGGTGTCGCTGTTCGGCGGCGGGATCGAGGCCGAGCGCATCCGGCTGATAGTGGACGAGATCGCGCGGATCGAGACGCCCGCGACGCTGGCCGTGGTGTCCGGGCGCAACGAGCAGCTGGCCGAGGCGATCGCGGATGTGCCCAGCGGCCCGCACGTGCGGCTGCTGAAGCTGGGCGCGATCGACTATGTGGACGACCTGGTGGCCGCGAGCGATCTGGTGATCACCAAGGCGGGCGGGCTGATCGTGAGCGAGATCCTGGGGCGCGGCACGCCGATGATCATCATCGACCCGCTGCCGGGGCAGGAGGAGTGGAACGCCGACATGGTGGCGGCCTGCGGCGCAGGCATCCAGCTGCGCATGGCCGAGATGGTGCCGCCCGCCACGGCGCAGCTGCTGGGCAACCTCGACCAGCTCATGGCGATGCGCCGCCAGGCCCAGAGCACAGGCCGCCCGCGCGCCGCGCTCGACATCGCCAGTGCGATCTGCGCGCAGCTGGCGACGCCCGCGAGCTAA
- a CDS encoding NAD(P)H-dependent oxidoreductase, whose protein sequence is MNYLIVYAHPEPTSLNGFLRDHALAALRDAGHQVALSDLYAMRWKATADALDFPARDPEQPLDYGRASGEAYRAGQQSPEVAEEQRKLLWADCVVLQFPLWWYGMPAILKGWVDRVYAYGFAYGVGQHGGGRWGDRFGEGALAGRRAMVATTVGGRAAHYGPLGVNGQIDDILWPIQHGVLFYPGMAVVPPTVFYEVRHIAPETAQQLARHYADRLLAMPDTAPIPFRTQNGGDYDQHQVLREQHAGAASGLQVHQREPRFLANTLLAGPADFQPTHLAPTSRDSADAD, encoded by the coding sequence GTGAACTATCTGATCGTCTACGCGCACCCCGAGCCGACCTCGCTCAACGGCTTCCTGCGCGACCACGCGCTGGCCGCGCTGCGCGATGCTGGCCACCAGGTGGCGCTCTCCGACCTGTACGCGATGCGCTGGAAGGCCACCGCCGACGCGCTCGACTTCCCCGCGCGCGACCCCGAGCAGCCGCTGGACTACGGCAGGGCCTCGGGCGAGGCCTACCGAGCGGGCCAGCAGTCGCCCGAGGTGGCCGAGGAGCAGCGCAAGCTGCTGTGGGCCGACTGCGTGGTTCTGCAGTTCCCGCTCTGGTGGTATGGCATGCCCGCCATCCTGAAGGGCTGGGTCGACCGCGTGTACGCCTACGGCTTCGCCTACGGGGTGGGGCAGCACGGCGGCGGGCGCTGGGGCGACCGCTTCGGCGAGGGCGCGCTGGCGGGCCGCCGCGCCATGGTGGCTACCACGGTGGGCGGGCGGGCCGCGCACTACGGGCCGCTGGGCGTGAATGGCCAGATCGACGACATCCTCTGGCCCATCCAGCACGGCGTGCTGTTCTACCCCGGCATGGCGGTGGTGCCGCCCACGGTGTTCTACGAGGTGCGCCACATCGCCCCCGAAACCGCCCAGCAGCTGGCGCGGCACTACGCCGACCGCCTGCTGGCCATGCCCGACACCGCGCCCATCCCGTTCCGCACCCAGAACGGCGGCGACTACGACCAGCACCAGGTGCTGCGCGAGCAGCACGCGGGCGCGGCCTCGGGCCTGCAGGTGCACCAGCGCGAGCCGCGCTTTCTGGCCAACACGCTGCTGGCCGGGCCAGCCGACTTCCAGCCTACCCACCTGGCCCCCACCTCGCGCGACAGCGCCGATGCCGACTAG
- a CDS encoding helix-turn-helix transcriptional regulator, translating into MGASSGSPYGCAVEATIDVVGGRWKAVILFHLIDGTKRFSELRRFLPKITQRMLTMQLRQLEEDGVICREVFASVPPRVEYSLTEFGRTLVPTLQAMRAWGETYEQRLAARAAQREGQIRRGGA; encoded by the coding sequence ATGGGCGCAAGCTCTGGCTCACCCTACGGGTGCGCGGTCGAGGCCACGATCGATGTGGTTGGGGGGCGCTGGAAGGCGGTGATCTTGTTTCACCTGATCGATGGGACCAAGCGGTTTAGCGAGCTGCGGCGCTTTCTGCCCAAGATCACCCAGCGCATGCTGACCATGCAGCTGCGCCAGCTGGAGGAGGATGGCGTGATCTGCCGCGAGGTGTTCGCCAGCGTGCCGCCGCGCGTGGAGTACTCGCTCACCGAGTTTGGCCGCACGCTGGTGCCCACGCTGCAGGCCATGCGGGCCTGGGGCGAGACCTACGAGCAGCGGCTGGCGGCGCGGGCCGCCCAGCGCGAGGGGCAGATCAGGCGCGGGGGCGCGTGA
- a CDS encoding DeoR/GlpR transcriptional regulator — protein sequence MATRLSAERQQLIVEIVREQRTATVEELSERLGVSEATIRRDLEKLTNDGSVQRAHGGALAPHEAEPEPPVLRRVGDNAEQKRRIGHAAAALIADGDTVFIGSGTTTVELARHLGGRRDLKVITNALNVANVLAAMPEITTILVGGVLRHSEMSMIGHLAEQALADLSATKVVMGIRALSVERGLSNELGVETSMDRAIVRCAPTLIVLADHSKLAKAASVTIAPLAAVHTLVTDAQAPAEAVEAIQAHGVRVLLA from the coding sequence ATGGCGACACGGCTCAGTGCCGAGCGGCAGCAGCTGATCGTGGAGATCGTGCGCGAGCAGCGCACCGCCACGGTCGAGGAGCTGAGCGAGCGGCTGGGTGTCAGCGAGGCCACCATCCGCCGCGACCTGGAGAAGCTGACCAACGATGGCTCCGTCCAGCGCGCCCACGGCGGTGCGCTGGCCCCGCACGAGGCCGAGCCGGAGCCGCCGGTGCTGCGCCGCGTGGGCGACAATGCCGAGCAGAAGCGCCGCATCGGCCACGCCGCCGCCGCCCTGATCGCGGATGGCGATACCGTGTTTATCGGCTCGGGCACCACCACGGTGGAGCTGGCCCGCCACCTGGGCGGCAGGCGCGACCTGAAGGTGATCACCAACGCGCTGAATGTGGCCAACGTGCTGGCCGCCATGCCCGAGATCACCACCATCCTGGTGGGCGGCGTGCTGCGCCACTCCGAGATGTCGATGATCGGCCACCTGGCCGAGCAGGCCCTGGCCGACCTGAGCGCCACCAAAGTGGTGATGGGCATCCGCGCCCTCAGCGTCGAGCGCGGCCTCTCCAACGAGCTGGGCGTGGAGACCTCGATGGACCGCGCGATCGTGCGCTGCGCGCCCACCCTGATCGTGCTGGCCGACCACAGCAAGCTGGCCAAGGCCGCCAGCGTCACCATCGCACCGCTGGCCGCCGTCCACACCCTTGTCACCGACGCCCAGGCCCCCGCCGAGGCCGTCGAGGCCATTCAGGCCCACGGCGTGCGCGTGCTGCTGGCCTAG
- a CDS encoding SIS domain-containing protein: MTYETHTWSEIQSQPAVWPSALEVVQQHAEGLRALLAEGACDHVVVTGCGSTYYLALAAAALVQSLTGRPARGVPASEIWLSGEGVFPSGQRALLVAVSRSGETTETLRAVESFRAHQRGAVLTLSCYPGRALATMGDMNLLFPEAQEESVAQTRAFSTLYLASAAVAATWAGRADVLAQLAALPQAAQAILDSSLGLAGQLARDPGLKRVFFLGSAGRYGLACELSLKMKEMSLSDSEPFHFMEYRHGPQSMASPESLIVGLLSQRNHQHERAVLDEMRAHGATVVAIGPGGDVPFPDALDDAASGALYLPFGQMLAYERATSRGLNPDRPHNLDAVVRLEALPTSG, encoded by the coding sequence ATGACCTACGAAACCCACACCTGGAGCGAGATCCAGTCGCAGCCCGCCGTCTGGCCGAGCGCGCTGGAGGTGGTGCAGCAGCACGCCGAGGGGCTGCGGGCGCTGCTGGCCGAGGGCGCGTGCGACCACGTGGTGGTGACGGGCTGCGGCTCGACCTACTACCTGGCGCTGGCCGCCGCCGCGCTGGTGCAGTCGCTCACCGGCAGGCCCGCGCGCGGCGTGCCCGCGTCGGAGATCTGGCTGAGCGGCGAGGGCGTGTTCCCGAGCGGCCAGCGGGCCCTGCTGGTGGCGGTCAGCCGCTCGGGCGAGACCACCGAGACGCTGCGGGCGGTCGAGTCGTTCCGCGCCCACCAGCGCGGCGCGGTGCTCACGCTCTCGTGCTACCCTGGCCGCGCGCTGGCCACTATGGGCGATATGAATCTGCTGTTCCCCGAGGCGCAGGAGGAGAGCGTAGCCCAGACCCGCGCGTTCAGCACGCTGTACCTGGCCAGCGCCGCCGTGGCCGCCACCTGGGCGGGCCGCGCCGATGTGCTGGCCCAGCTGGCCGCGCTGCCCCAGGCCGCACAGGCCATCCTCGACAGCTCGCTGGGCCTGGCCGGGCAGCTGGCCCGCGACCCCGGCCTCAAGCGCGTGTTCTTCCTCGGCTCCGCCGGGCGCTACGGCCTGGCCTGCGAGCTGAGCCTGAAGATGAAAGAGATGTCGCTGAGCGACAGCGAGCCGTTCCACTTCATGGAGTACCGCCACGGCCCGCAGTCCATGGCCAGCCCCGAGTCGCTGATCGTGGGCCTGCTCTCGCAGCGCAACCACCAGCACGAGCGCGCTGTGCTGGATGAGATGCGCGCCCACGGCGCGACCGTAGTGGCCATCGGCCCCGGCGGCGACGTGCCCTTCCCCGACGCGCTGGACGACGCCGCCAGCGGCGCGCTGTACCTGCCCTTCGGCCAGATGCTGGCCTACGAGCGCGCCACCTCGCGGGGGCTGAACCCCGACCGACCGCACAACCTGGATGCTGTGGTGCGGCTGGAGGCCCTGCCCACCAGCGGCTAG